The stretch of DNA ATAGTATTGCCGGAAGTTTCGACCGTATAAAGGATTTTGTTATCGGGACTGATAGCAGGGCCATTAGCAACGACATATCCTTCCAGCACTACTTTACGCGTCATATCGGTATTATAATAATAATACTTTCCAAGATTATGGCGATTGTCCATATCCATCGTGCAAGCCCATACCCCTCCGTTTTTATCAAGACATCCGTCATTAAATCTTACAGAAACACCGTCCTGATCGATACAGTCGATCCTTTCAGCAATTATCTCGTTGTTTTCCAAAAGGGTTAACTTATGCAGGCCCGATTTGTAGCCAGCCAGCATTGATTCTTCCTTCGTAAAAATTACAAATCCTACAAACTCGCCGGTATTCCAAAAATTGAACGTTTTTGTATCGGGTTTCCAACTATAAATCTTTTTCCCTAATATATCCACCCAAAAGAGGGTTTGCATTTTGTAATTCCAAACAGGACCTTCACCTAAAGCAGACTTGGTATCCAGTAAAAAATCAATATTCATGATCCTTTTAAAATTAGGATATAATCTTAGCCTTGGTTAACT from Inquilinus sp. KBS0705 encodes:
- a CDS encoding SMP-30/gluconolactonase/LRE family protein, with the translated sequence MNIDFLLDTKSALGEGPVWNYKMQTLFWVDILGKKIYSWKPDTKTFNFWNTGEFVGFVIFTKEESMLAGYKSGLHKLTLLENNEIIAERIDCIDQDGVSVRFNDGCLDKNGGVWACTMDMDNRHNLGKYYYYNTDMTRKVVLEGYVVANGPAISPDNKILYTVETSGNTMIRKGVYRSVLDEGGNVSDTRLLIDWAGLNSSPDGLITDKIGNLWVGEFGGNRLRCFNDDGLIIREIPLPAWNVTKCAFEGANENILFVTSARIGVDGNLMKRFPFTGGLLSITGLI